One Dromiciops gliroides isolate mDroGli1 chromosome 3, mDroGli1.pri, whole genome shotgun sequence DNA segment encodes these proteins:
- the LOC122751589 gene encoding cleavage stimulation factor subunit 2-like, which produces MAGLAVRDPAVDRSLRSVFVGNIPYEATEEQLKDIFSEVGPVVSFRLVYDRETGKPKGYGFCEYQDQETALSAMRNLNGREFSGRALRVDNAASEKNKEELKSLGTGVPIIESPYGDPISPEDAPESISRAVASLPPEQMFELMKQMKLCVQNSPQEARNMLLQNPQLAYALLQAQVVMRIVDPEIALKILHRQANIPSLIQGNPQPVQGPSAPMNQPNTAASQPQPLGGIHVNGAPPLMQPPLPGGVPAPGAMPTAGPGPGPLAPGGPMQSKVGMPGGGPVSLDRAQGTLQHSPVGPAGPAPIERVQVPMPDPRAPMQRGPMPAGAPPPRGLLGDAPNDPRGGTLLSVTGEVEPRSYLGPPHQGPPMRHVPGHDSHGPPHEMRGGPLGEPRPLMGEPRGPMLDQRGPPMDGRGGRDPRGIDARAMEARAMEARGIDARAMEARGIEARSLESRGIDARGMEARGPGPGPRGPMPPGPQGPGPINMGAGGPQGPRQVPGMQGSGLQGRGQPGGFSPGQNQVTPQDHEKAALIMQVLQLTEDQIAMLPPEQRQSILILKEQIQKSTGAP; this is translated from the coding sequence ATGGCGGGGCTGGCGGTCCGGGACCCGGCGGTAGACAGATCGCTGCGCTCCGTGTTCGTGGGTAACATTCCATATGAAGCTACAGAAGAACAGTTAAAGGACATCTTCTCTGAAGTTGGACCAGTTGTCAGTTTCAGGTTGGTATATGATCGGGAGACAGGGAAACCAAAGGGTTATGGCTTCTGTGAATATCAAGACCAAGAAACAGCCCTCAGTGCTATGCGGAACCTGAACGGCCGGGAGTTCAGCGGGAGAGCACTTCGGGTAGACAACGCTGCGAGTGAGAAAAACAAGGAGGAGCTAAAGAGCCTTGGCACTGGTGTCCCCATCATTGAATCTCCATATGGAGACCCCATCAGCCCTGAAGATGCTCCCGAATCCATTAGCAGAGCCGTTGCCAGTCTGCCACCAGAACAGATGTTTGAGCTGATGAAACAAATGAAACTTTGCGTACAAAATAGCCCCCAAGAAGCACGGAACATGCTGCTCCAAAACCCCCAGCTAGCCTATGCTTTGCTACAAGCCCAAGTTGTGATGCGAATTGTGGATCCAGAGATTGCACTGAAAATTTTGCATCGTCAAGCAAATATCCCATCTCTGATTCAAGGTAACCCGCAGCCTGTCCAAGGACCTAGTGCACCAATGAACCAGCCGAATACTGCAGCCTCTCAACCGCAGCCCTTGGGTGGGATACATGTGAATGGAGCTCCTCCTCTGATGCAACCACCTCTGCCAGGTGGCGTTCCAGCACCAGGAGCAATGCCCACTGCAGGACCTGGCCCTGGCCCCTTGGCTCCTGGAGGCCCAATGCAGTCCAAGGTTGGAATGCCAGGCGGTGGGCCAGTATCCCTAGACCGGGCCCAAGGGACACTACAGCACTCGCCTGTAGGACCTGCTGGGCCTGCACCAATTGAGCGAGTTCAAGTGCCAATGCCAGACCCTAGAGCCCCTATGCAGCGTGGACCTATGCCTGCTGGTGCCCCCCCTCCCCGAGGTCTTTTAGGAGATGCTCCAAATGACCCACGTGGAGGGACTTTGCTTTCAGTCACTGGAGAAGTAGAACCCAGAAGTTACCTGGGGCCACCTCATCAAGGGCCTCCCATGCGCCATGTCCCTGGCCATGACAGTCATGGCCCTCCCCATGAAATGAGGGGAGGACCACTGGGAGAGCCTCGACCTCTAATGGGAGAGCCCAGAGGACCCATGCTGGATCAGAGGGGTCCACCCATGGATGGCAGAGGTGGAAGAGATCCCCGAGGGATAGATGCCAGAGCTATGGAGGCCAGAGCCATGGAGGCCCGAGGCATAGATGCGAGAGCAATGGAAGCCAGGGGGATCGAGGCCCGAAGCTTAGAATCTAGGGGCATAGATGCAAGAGGAATGGAAGCAAGaggccctggccctggccccaGAGGCCCAATGCCCCCAGGACCCCAGGGACCTGGGCCAATCAACATGGGAGCAGGTGGCCCTCAGGGACCCAGGCAGGTTCCGGGCATGCAAGGATCTGGTCTTCAGGGCAGAGGTCAGCCTGGAGGATTTAGTCCTGGACAGAACCAAGTTACTCCACAGGATCATGAAAAGGCTGCTTTGATTATGCAAGTGCTCCAACTGACCGAAGACCAGATTGCTATGCTGCCTCCTGAGCAACGGCAGAGTATCCTGATTTTAAAGGAACAGATACAAAAATCTACTGGCGCCCCTTGA